From the Candidatus Zixiibacteriota bacterium genome, one window contains:
- a CDS encoding MlaD family protein, with translation MSTRKHIEFRVGVVMLVALVVLGGSLYWLQGYRLERNAEPITVVYDDVGSLAIGDNVTVSGVRRGNVTNLTLTDHGVEVELMIFKDVVLRKDATFTIKSLGVMGERFIAIYPGKETDLLDRTQSVQGEYESGLPELMGLMGDMIVEVRQIVFTLKRTLVSDSSLEKFNNTVNNFERLSGSLADFMENNDAKFDQTVQGFYDASRNINTLLKKGALMIDSSSIRMDRIGIQMERFVSQLDTLSVSARKFADALDNGEGTAHLLLHDRRLYDDLRGVTSSVDDLIADIKANPRKYINLKVEIF, from the coding sequence ATGAGCACCCGTAAACACATTGAATTTCGCGTCGGCGTCGTAATGCTGGTCGCATTAGTGGTCCTTGGCGGTTCACTCTATTGGCTTCAGGGTTATAGGCTGGAGCGGAATGCCGAGCCGATAACGGTGGTCTATGACGATGTTGGATCGCTGGCAATCGGGGACAATGTGACTGTCTCCGGTGTTCGCAGGGGGAATGTTACCAATTTGACTTTGACCGATCACGGAGTCGAAGTCGAACTGATGATATTCAAGGATGTAGTGTTAAGAAAGGATGCGACCTTTACCATTAAAAGTCTTGGCGTCATGGGCGAGCGCTTTATCGCCATCTACCCTGGTAAAGAGACCGACTTGCTTGACAGAACTCAGTCGGTCCAAGGTGAGTATGAGAGCGGGCTACCTGAATTGATGGGTCTAATGGGAGATATGATAGTCGAGGTGCGTCAGATTGTCTTCACCCTCAAACGGACACTCGTCTCGGATTCCTCGCTTGAGAAATTTAACAACACAGTCAATAATTTCGAGCGGTTGTCCGGCTCGCTTGCAGATTTCATGGAGAATAACGATGCCAAGTTCGACCAGACTGTACAAGGGTTTTATGACGCCTCGCGGAATATCAATACTCTGTTGAAAAAGGGCGCTCTCATGATTGATTCATCGTCGATACGTATGGATCGCATAGGGATACAGATGGAGCGGTTTGTTTCGCAATTGGACACATTGTCGGTTTCGGCCAGAAAATTCGCCGATGCCCTTGATAATGGCGAAGGAACCGCGCATCTTCTATTACACGATCGTCGGCTATATGATGACCTTCGCGGAGTCACATCGAGCGTCGATGACCTCATTGCTGATATAAAAGCTAATCCGCGAAAGTACATTAATTTGAAAGTTGAGATTTTTTAA